The nucleotide window AAAACCTGCATTATACATAACATGCTTTAGCAAcagtcaataaaaaataaattaataggaaTCCAgggaaattatatttaccaGTCATTTCCATATTAGAGTCATCTTCGCCAAAATTAGTTTCATCATTGTTAGCGCCATCTTCGTCATCATCCCACATACTTTCATTAACAAATTCAGGTTCCATTTTCGGTGCCACGGCATTGTTTTCGTCCTCGTCTGGTATCGTTACAAATTCCTCTTTCGCCGATCCAGATGGTCCGGCTTCTAAAGGATCTACACATTTCCGTTTCGCGGGCCCACTTTGTGAAGATGATGAGTTATTTGATGCTATTGATGGTCTATTTGGTCGCTTAATTGCTACTGGAGTTGAGGAGGGCTTAGAATCTAAATCAGTCTCTAACTTCATAACAGATTGCCTTTGTTGTGACGACCTCGGGCCTGGCCTCGAAGTCGGCTTTGGTTTGGATGGCGTGGAACTGTCTTCATTTTGATTTCCGGTTAAACCTTTTACTTGAAGTTGTTCCGCTGTACTAATAAACGACGCTAATTCTTCTTGCTTAACATTAACTTCACCTTGATACATAAACTGTAATAAGTCTCTTAACGCAGAATGACTaacatcttttaaaaatactgaaacaaaaaagttgAATATTAGACATAGGAAACATGAGGTaaacagaatatttttcatgtaaaaacgCAAGTACATACCTATGGGATGTTGAGTTGGGTTCATTTTGAACATTTCTTGAAAATAAGGAGAACATACTGATAAAACTAATTTGTGTGCCTGTAATAATCTGCCCTCGGCAGCCAACGTTACATCTACTAAGTCTCCACGCGACAGCAGGCCATGAAAACCTGCTGACATATTCGCGTGGAAATTGTTCCAACATAATGAGAATTGTTCGTCCGACGCCATGATGGCGACGCCTTTACGAGGaacctaaaataaaacaaatttgttaGTAGTCTAAACTTCGagctaaaaattttaaaatgcacCACACTGcacaataaagaaatttaccTATCCTAAAACTTTGTACTTTATAATTTCGATATTAgaaacatttgaaaaaaatatagattgtTTCTAATTAAGCACTGCACACTATCATCCCACGTTCTCTCCGTTTGAGCGCTGTTCACGATGTGATGACGCAAGGCAACCCGGTCTTGTGTCGTCACAGAAAGAAAATGTTGCCACCAAACATATCAATTACCCAATcttcatattttgtaaaatttacacGGTAATTCGataggtttttattttaatatgattcattacaaatattgtcattacataaaattatattatttattttctaatgggtttttttaataaatatgaacgATTTCTCACTCTGCTTGAAAATAACTCTCAGACCGCAACATGGCACGTCAACGCTTAACCACCATTAAGATAGTAAAGAAAGTCGTGACCCATTCAACTTCAACCCAACCCATTGTATGAATGTTTAAGTGTTTCCAATCTTAATGGGACATTATCTTAATAAAACACTTTTACTCAAAGAAAAAGAATGTACCTATACCTATTTCGCATTAAGATAGGAATTATATCCAGACGATGCTGAGGGACGAGCTCGGTCAGAAATAGGGTAATTATGTTCAAAACAaatgatatattaaattatttttgaaatcccTAAACTAAAGTAAGTTAAGATGggaataatttttccttttccattggatttattttgatttgtataaaaatgattaaGTTGCAGGTTCCCATTACagatctttttttaaaaaaatagcaaaagaaatgaaataatatttatcgcCTAATTACGActgcatattttatattgacaaTGTAAAACATCATTActaatttctatttaataaaaatacatattaacaaaaaataatgtacatttATGAGTAAAGCTAAGCTCTCTTTGCATCAGaacattgtttaaatttacGATGAGACAGGAATAGATGCCTCTCTTTCGTTATGTTTGTACGAACAAATTGATACATTAGCAGCATGTGATAGGGTCTATTTCtgcttaaataatatttcaccTTAGTATTGCCAAGTAAAAAGTCTTTACAGTTTATTCggtaatttaaatacaacGTTGATTTCGTCGATCGAACGATATTCGTCGGCATCTATTcacttatatataattacttgAAGACGCGCAGACCGTCGTagataattcttttttttgtcagGGCAGGCGGATTTATATTTGTCTGACGTGTCGTGTCGTGACGCGTCAGAACGGTATCGGTTCTATACATTTACACAAGCCATCACAACACATCACGCATTACTAGTATGAACGTTACCATACTAAATGTATAGAACCGATACCGTTCTGACGCGTCAGGACACGACACGTCAGACAAATATAAATCCGCCTATTTAACGATAGGTAtaaggaaaagaaaaaaaaatatttgattgcaCGAAAAGTGTcatgtgttttgtttttccatGAGGTTCGCGTGACCCATGGCTAAAGGCGAAAACATATTTACGTGTCGTGATGCTTACCTACTGTCGTGACGGTGAGTGTGCACACTAACGTGTCGTGCTTTGGCGTTATTTCTGAATAGTACTTAATGAGCCTTTGTAGCGTTCAAACATACGCAATGTTTTCTTCCGACTCGGAAAGTGATTTCGATGAAGATCTTCAATTTCTATTAGCATTGAAACTTCTTGAGGGCAAAAAAAGGAAGAGAAGATACTGGGTTCACCCTTTAAACAGAGAGAGACAAAGGCGAATTTCATCGTCTTGTTAACAAATTAGAGTGATGAAGAGAAATTTCaccagtaggtaggtactttagaTCGTCagtcatttattttactgCGAATTGCtgctaatataataaatttaaaaatgtgcgGTAGATGTTCGCGCCACAAGCCATGCGCCGGTAGAAACCCCCACCTCTGGCGCGATCGGTGGCGAGTAGTCGGCGCCACGATAGAACGCGTTGCGACACGACACGACATGCAAATATGTCCCTAACTAAActatatttaatgtatgaaACCGATATGCTTCTGGCGTGTCACGCACGACACGTAAATATGTTTCCGCCTTTAATTGTGTAAAAGGGTTTGGACCTACTTGTGCAAATTTTGTTGATGCTATACCTATTTCTCATACTTTGGtacaaaagtttgtttttcTAAGGCACGGTTCAGCTGTCCTAACcgatatttttgttgttgataAACTCCACAGATggagttagcttcgaagtaagttcaaaattTGTGTAACGAGAAACTAATTCAGCGATGTAAGGGAAGGAGTCTTGAGTACCTATACATGTGCGAATacacatgtatgaatgttttattctatgatgcatacatatacatatatacatgtacTTACCTATGCAATTTGTCTGGCTAGGCTGGTGAAGCTTACTTATTTGAGGCAGTATGACAGTATACACTGTATTATAgttaaatttgggattctggGTTTGGAAAGCTGTCATTTTAAATCTCAAAcatggccttccagtctttacaaagattgttggctgagtctaccccgtaagccTTCAAGGGATGAAGTACTTACAATGTACAGatacacatacctacatttcaACCCTGTCACTTTTCCGTTAAGTATAGCATTGTTTCAAGAATTacctaaataaagaattataaaatGGATAGCCGCTtggtttttaaaatacttaactaTGTTTAgcattttttcataatttaaaataatcaggtaggtacctacctcgATTTCAAACTAACACAGGGCTACCtacttttattcaaaaatcatACCCAAAGGAATATTAACTACATGTTATTTGGGTATGATAGTTGAAAATCCCTTTAACaatggaccgattttgatgaaatttgatgtggaaagagtctgaaagtgtactaaggatgaataaatttctttatgcTGACTGACGTCATCAGCCACAGAAATACAGAAGAATCCCCTGTAAGTTAAGTTCGTAACTTCGAGTTTGTAATGAAAGAAAGGCAAAAAGGTGAACCAAAGTATCGAAAAGCTCTATTTtcgaaaaaagaagaaaattgaATGATTTTGGGAATGGAATTTTGTGATGTGAACAAAGATTCCGTTGTGTGACTAAGTTTACTAGATAACTAAGTAGTTAGGTATTATTAGCTGCAGCTGTTAAGCGTTCTGGAAGGCTGTGAATGAAatgatcatcatcatcaagGTTACGAATATAATAACCAAAATCGTTCGTTGctaaaaattgcaaaaatgcGATTAACATTATCACAGGATGTGACTTCCGCCTGATGGACACTCGTacttgtaagtacctacctacctaaattCAGTGATACAGAATTTATATCATAATGATGTATTGGACGTGGTTGTTGTATATTGTGGTCGGTGTGTGGTGGCAGACAGTCTCTGTAGTGGCGGTGGTAGGAGGGGACGTGGCAGCCCCTCCTGAACCAGACGCCGCGGTAGTGTTCGTCCAAAAGCATGGCCGCAGCGCGAGAGTTGAAGGAATAAAGAATGACCAGTTTTCCTACTTCACATTTTACGGGATAAGGTAGTTATACTACTCTGTGCACTGTGCAGTAGATGCTTACACTAATCATCACCTCTTATAAGGTGGGTTAGACCCATTTTCCACTTGACACGTCCTTCATTCTCATTTATGAGTGTTTTCATGCGAAGTCGGCTGTTCAAGGGACCAATCAGTGATGTTTTAGCCAAAGTTACAATTCAGCGAGAGTATTCGAAACCGACTATATCTTGCATGAATGGTTATTTTACTATGTCCGTCTGTTTACTCCGTATATAACTAATTCAAATGATTGGGTTTTTAAATGTAAGCTTGTAAACAATACGGATGCCAGATTTAAACTCATATGAGTTTAAATCATccaaaacatatatatatgtatgatgataaaaaatttgcatatCGCTTGGGTACAATTCACGATGCTAGTGAATGTTaaacaattaattgaaatCGTTCCTGTAAGTAATGTCTTCTTTGCCCTGCGACGATGTGAaagtatttctttatttgacAAGGATTGATGGTCTTTGTCTAGGCCACGTAGTGTGTGAGTGACCAAAAATAACTTAGGACGTACATATCGttgattttataacaaattttcCCAAGCAAGTAATACTAAACAATTGCCTACAATGGAATGAAGCTTCCTTTGAAAACTATCAATTGATTACTAAGATCACTTACTAAGTAGATTCTTCCttcattttgaataaaacCAGATATGCCGAGCCGCCAGTCGGCTTGCGGAGGTTCCAGCGGCCCGTGCGCCGCTACCTAGCCGGGGAACTATCGGCCTCAACACCCTGTTCCGTCTGCCCGCAACCCAGCGCCAATCTACTCAAAATCATCGGCCATGAAGACTGCCTCTGTCTCAATGTCTTCGCTCCGAAGATGCCAGGAAATGAACAAGGTGAAAGAAAACGAAATGGCGTTTCCGCAAAATTGggttgaattatttttgttgaaaatttgCGTGCGTTTGGCCTCGATTTGGTTAATGCAAGATGATGTCTGATATGGTGCATGCGAACGCAAAACCTATTCACATTGCCTTGAAAATTCCTAAGTTGTAGGCTAACGACAGGAAGAATTTTTGAGTGACACGACAAAATTTATTAGTCGCTTACCAAATACGAAATTGCTCTATTACAAAATCTTTATCACAGGTTCCCCGGTCGTAGTTTTCATTCATGGAGGCAACTACAAAACAGGTTCGGCATCTCCTTATGGTGTAAGTATTCTTGATTTAAAGATTAACTAGTATTGTTATAAGAGCTTCTACAAAGAAAGCTTCTATTAACCCTTAATTTGGCaccgataaaaatattcaaaatatatgaaaatttcaattttgtgGTTTCAGGAGTATGTTATAAAGTtctgaaaaaatgaaaaaaaaattctacaaTAGCCCACTGCTGGGAAAACAGGTGTCCGTCACAGCGGACCTTGCCAATTACTGTGAAATAAATGGTCAGATTTATATGTTCTCTGAGGCGGACATTGCCAAAATACggaaaataaaaaccatagttatttttgtttttttactaaagaaaaatacagaaatGAACATTTTAGAACAAAGTAATTGATACCGAAGTACAGTTTATTTTGtacgaaaatttaaaaaacaatttctgGGGGCTTTTCCTGTCACGAAAATGAAAACTGTCGTGTATTGCATTTTATGCAATACATGACAGTTTTCTTTTGGCAGAACCTGCAGCGTCCTTCTTCCATGGTGTGGTGGTCCATGGTGAtcttgagaaaaaaaaaggtgaaagaaaggtgaaaaaaaCTCAAAGGTGAAGCATCTTCTGGCAGGTCTATGTAATCATCCTCCTCACCCTTTTCTATTGTCGCTTGGTGACAGAATTGAGCTACTCTCCAATTGCAAGTCAGCTGAAATTTATTGGTTTGTTTTGGTCCTTTGGCTCTGACTGTGGGTGGTTTCCTAGAATTTGTTTATTGGGGTTGTAATGAAGAAGCTATTGGTATTATAGGCGTTGCAGACAATGAAGGAATAGCAGATAGGGATGGAACATTTTCATAAATGGACTCGCCAATTTCGTGCACGATAGAATCTGGTATAATATCAGCATCTTCGGAGTTCTTCGTCGTCGGATGTATCTATTGTTACGTAAGCAAGGGAAGATGCAATAGATGGTGCAAGAGAAGACAGGGGTGGAAGAATTAGTACGTGCGTCATGCAATTCAGTTTCCGAATCTGATATTTCGCTAGCATCGGAAGGTGCATGTTCATTCGGCACTAAagcaataattttacatgCGCAATTAGGCtgttagcaaagaaaaaaaagcaaacTCAGAACCTTAACCCAACAAGCAGAAGCACACACATTTTGGCGTTGTCCGCCGCAGCGGACATAGTAATAAAGTGGTACTTTTCTATACAATTAGCAATGTCCGCTGTGACGGACAAAACATTttagttacaaataaacaccataaaaatgttataaagtgcgtatgtttttgtaaataatgattgaaatgtttattatctaataaataaatctataattcAATTCGTTTTTccacaaaaaataagaaaaataattataaataccttGAGCAAAACAGGTGGCCGCCTTTTCGCAGATATTTTGCGTCCCAACTGACATAATGCAATGTTCCCACAatcattacttttttttactatttgtttatggtataaataaacatttaatcgattagaaatcaatgaaaatgaaataaaaacttggcaggaattattttaaataagtgtcCGTCACACCGGactttatcaaattaagggTTAAGCTCGTTATTTACGAGGTGCTACACacaataaaatacagaaatgTTTCACCATATGAaaaatagtaggtactttGTCGTTTTGACTGACACGTATAACGCAAAAATGTTGCGACCTCTCTTGTATTACATTTAAACCTTTTTACATTATCATCTATTTCATTAAGATCATTATCTTTTTCAGGGTAAGCACCTTACTCAAGAAGATACCGTACTGGTGGTACCACAATATAGATTGGGATCTCTGGGGTACATAACAAATGGAAATAGAGAGGCTTCCGGAAACGCCGGCTTGTATGATCTACTTGTCGCAATGACTTGGGTGAGAAGCTGTATTTTAAgaaccttgatcaaatttgcAGAACTTAAGGTCAATTTAGGTATACgaatatgaaattaaacttTCTTTGGGATGAAAGTATTCTACGAATGAACCAAAAGAAATATGAAGAGTTAAAAGCCTTTCGGACGGCAGTATTCTCACGTTGAATGGCAAAGCTTATTTTCTTAGCGAGATAAAAACTGCTATTTTATGATATAAGTAGATAGGATCAGTAGGATATACCCTACAAATCCTACTAACTTTACTTTCATGCAAAAACAATTGAACCGAttgcgatgaaatttggtatgtaagtagctgaagacccagaataacatataggctactttttatcccggagttcccgcgagattgtttccacgcggacgaagtcgcgggcgggcTCTAGTAATGCTATAAATGCCAAAGtaactctgtctgtctgttacgctttcatAATGAACTAAGTCGCGGGCATGAGCTAatcttttacataaaaacttcTATCCAATTAATTACTTCCTAGGTTAAAGATTACATCGAATTCTTTGGTGGAGACCCAACTCGAGTTGTAGTCATGGGTCAGGGATCCGGAGGTAGCACGGCGTCGCTTCTGGCGATGTCTACTGAAGGCCGCACCGCAACTGGAGTTGCTGCCCTGTCGGGAACCCCGCTGTCACCAGGTGCGGTCCGGGCTAACCCTGAAGACCACGCGAAAGAAATCGCCAATCGCACTAACTGCCCTCCAGAGCCAGTGGAACGATTTATTTTGTGCCTTCGAAAATTACCAgctgaaaaaattatacaggtGCACTTTTATTGatcttttgaattttatattttctttctggataaactttatatttgtGTCTTCGAGAATTACCAGccgaaaaaatatatagatgcCCTTTTATGGatcttttgaattttatattatcgATCTGTATGAAACTTAAGacgtttttttcttattgcaGGCTGATATTGGGGTCGACACTAACGTTGATACAGATAAATTCTTGAACGAAATCTCTGGAAGGGCAGGTTAGTCGAAGACAATAAAGTCTGAAACTGGCAGTTACAGACACATTATTACAATCTGAATAAGTGACTATGACTGCGATTGTTCCACTTTATATTTCAGGTTTCCACTGTTTGACAAgaacacacacatacatataatttcgtctatatcctttgcgatgtagacagggccaacagtactaaaaaaactgaaaggccacatttaggcttaatgatagaattgagaacaAGAACACCTTTCGAAAAAGTATGTTTTCAGGGACCGGAGCTCGAGTAGAAGGAGAATTCGACGATCGAGGTCTACCGACCTTAGTTGATGAGGAGCCAGGCGAcgtcttaaagaagaaaaagcaGCGTGTTCCACTCTTCACTGGCGTCACTTCAGCAGAAACTAGACGAATTGTTTTTGGTAATATGAACTATATTTTCTGTACCTACTGAGCTTCGACATgtgatatttaattgtttaattcTTAAATAACTAGGTAATGCTTAAAAGACAAATAGACCAAATTTTATTACCGTAAACTTGAAGTACGAGTATTAATGGCttttttcatttgtattgtactcgtatgtatttCTTTCAGGCAAATATTCTGGCTTTTTAAAGAAACAGTTGCgtggagtgtcagactttataaagaaagaaataattggGCGCTTGCAAAACACAGTGAAAACAATCAATACCATTTTCCCCGTGAAGAAGACGGCAGAAGAAGCCTTACAGCAGTTGCAGCCAGTGGTGGGGTTGCAGGAGTACTACCACAGGATTTTGGATAATTCTATTGCCGCTGTCGAGGGTCTGACCAAGATAGTGGAGGCGACAGGTAAGAAAGTTGCACAATTTAAAACGCTAGCATATTTCTATCGAGATAACTATTATGATGTGTGCCTGGAATATACTAAGTTGACCACCGCAGTGGTCGCTAACTAAATATCAAACCTTTGGAGCGTGTGTATTTCGGTGTAATATCGTATAATATATGTTTCagggatttatttattgttattttttatttttaattgtacagAACCCTTATTGAAGGATAAAGATTCACACTTGGCCTGATtgtataattactttattaggTAATCGAAATGTTAACGAAAACATTAAGTAATTAGTaggaataaacaaaaatacatacataggaacACGACTATATcttcgcggggtagacagagccaacagttcgGAATAAACTCAAAGGCCTCGGAAGGAATAAAATTCGCGCTAAAGCTGGTCTGTAAGTAGGGACTAGGTAGTAGGTAGTATTGGCAGCTGCAATCTCTCCGGTCCCTTTCAAAAGCCCCATGTTGTTTGGGCCCCTTTTACCTGCTCTTTTTTGTAAGGGGGACCGCTAAACTatgtagttattattattgtggCGTTATATTTTGTGATCACTTATGTTTAAAGTagttagtaaatattttatgctcaGTCCTTTTCTATTGCTATTGCTATTCTCAAAACATGATAAGTAATATGTGCATCACATGGCATTCTTAATATACCTTAATTAAGCTAGATATCATATCCTCGTAAAAACATATTCACGAAATATAACATTCGCAATATTCTTAATACACTCGCAAAATATGATGATCACAACACAAAACAAGACACCATACTTATTCTAAATACAGTCAGGCAAatgtgttatattatttttgtggctAAACAAATAAGAGTTTTGAGTGGGTGACACtagtttatatgtatagtatacctacataggtatatagcGTTGGTACCCTGTACTGTATCTAATCCATTTATATGCCGTCACCTGACACCACAGATAGGTATCTGTTGTCCTTTTTGGATATGTTCACATATGGCTAGCCAGTGCCATCTGTCTcttataaacattaatttaagtttttaaatagatagtAACTTAAAATGTATCTAACGTAATATTTGTTGGTATCCAACATACcgtaattttcacaaaaacacAAGACTGACCTACAtgtaaatctgaataataagaCAATCTTACAATTCTGTGACTATGTGACAGTGTTGTCGTTTTGTGTTAAAACCAGACTTTCTCCAGGGTCATGGTGACAGACGCACCAGTTCTTCTACAGAGAGGCGAGGTTGCAATTAGGATAAACATCAGAACGATTTTTGACCTGAGGCTTTATGTTACAACAGGGGATGCTCTGTTTAACTTCCCGGCGTACCAGAGCGTCCGAGCGTGGAGTTTCGGCGCCCCCTCCTACCTTTACAGCTTCGAGTTCGTGGGGAACCTCACCAAAGGCTCGCATTTTCTACCTGGAGTCGCCTTAGCTGGTAACACTTGATGCATTATCTATGATTTCTGCTTTATCATTGAAAGTGATTTAGTCTCTACTGCGAGAGAATACGAAAGCgtacaaaacatattttataattggtCCATTCCTAGTCCTGTGAACTAAGCAATTACTTGCATTATTTGCTTAGttcacaataattataaacaaaaataccaaTAGATTCCAATCTTAGGAGTCATGCATTAGTTTTATAACATTGTTCGTTACGGGTATGGCATATGGTATATGTATTGGTATTCTTCATTCTAcagtatgataaaataatttgcgTGTAGTGTTGTTTATTCCTTTGGAATACCAGAGCCTTCTACCTCTTGCTTACAGAAAGTTCTGAAGAGTCTGCTGAAGCCAAAGAAAGCACTTTAAAAGGTCCGGCGCATGGAGATGAACTTGCATATATTTTTGACCCATTAGACGAAGAGGGTAACTCCATAGAGAATGATGATGTGTCGTCAACAGATAGTGGAGTACGCAAAGCATTTGTTGGCATGATAGCAAAATTTGCTCGAGACCTTAATCCTATGGGCAAAAAAAATGATACAAAGTTTTTGGGTTTCCTGCCGTATTCTAAGGAAAAT belongs to Amyelois transitella isolate CPQ chromosome 10, ilAmyTran1.1, whole genome shotgun sequence and includes:
- the LOC106139522 gene encoding protein tramtrack, beta isoform isoform X8, which translates into the protein MASDEQFSLCWNNFHANMSAGFHGLLSRGDLVDVTLAAEGRLLQAHKLVLSVCSPYFQEMFKMNPTQHPIVFLKDVSHSALRDLLQFMYQGEVNVKQEELASFISTAEQLQVKGLTGNQNEDSSTPSKPKPTSRPGPRSSQQRQSVMKLETDLDSKPSSTPVAIKRPNRPSIASNNSSSSQSGPAKRKCVDPLEAGPSGSAKEEFVTIPDEDENNAVAPKMEPEFVNESMWDDDEDGANNDETNFGEDDSNMEMTGFDGSATGDGNMSGGGEGGAVGDAQVEFLLSKKQKRLIKLAGYTYSATPSKSLKVRWKCSTHQPQGCNASLYTVDDNVIVVKVYFVVSRKGNRMIKMNEYTYASSSRPSNRPHAKISWRCSTHQIRGCRAALVTVDDEIVQVTGTHLHAPVPSAYREWVG
- the LOC106139522 gene encoding protein tramtrack, beta isoform isoform X5, with protein sequence MASDEQFSLCWNNFHANMSAGFHGLLSRGDLVDVTLAAEGRLLQAHKLVLSVCSPYFQEMFKMNPTQHPIVFLKDVSHSALRDLLQFMYQGEVNVKQEELASFISTAEQLQVKGLTGNQNEDSSTPSKPKPTSRPGPRSSQQRQSVMKLETDLDSKPSSTPVAIKRPNRPSIASNNSSSSQSGPAKRKCVDPLEAGPSGSAKEEFVTIPDEDENNAVAPKMEPEFVNESMWDDDEDGANNDETNFGEDDSNMEMTGFDGSATGDGNMSGGGEGGAVGDAQVLELESELNIATDNIQSNVCPVFGTVEDLKDNVLPTYQDVIKCYEWNRLQMKIRNGSNKEPSFLEIAKIVTQKVEEIWQNTSIPLVSHARVLQILKSFHLKWKRTIKLSHVKRTKLLVQSQFLFDICSCKCQIISRCNCPRKIPKEDLEFLIDQRDERKMRIGGIDRYLRPRTKIYNTGNEA
- the LOC106139522 gene encoding protein tramtrack, beta isoform isoform X9, with the protein product MASDEQFSLCWNNFHANMSAGFHGLLSRGDLVDVTLAAEGRLLQAHKLVLSVCSPYFQEMFKMNPTQHPIVFLKDVSHSALRDLLQFMYQGEVNVKQEELASFISTAEQLQVKGLTGNQNEDSSTPSKPKPTSRPGPRSSQQRQSVMKLETDLDSKPSSTPVAIKRPNRPSIASNNSSSSQSGPAKRKCVDPLEAGPSGSAKEEFVTIPDEDENNAVAPKMEPEFVNESMWDDDEDGANNDETNFGEDDSNMEMTGFDGSATGDGNMSGGGEGGAVGDAQDVQFIPTEKGKYILVLQGYTYSQVGGRFFYCSSKHMGCKARVRMISGKLVASGEKHNHAPPSHARCGNGAFVQLRPRSNVLSSPSILPSPRTSPAAAALAFHALNFPRLLPKTDLWLRSPNPDVNKDLK